One Thermofilum pendens Hrk 5 DNA segment encodes these proteins:
- a CDS encoding PadR family transcriptional regulator, which translates to MAQNSKEVRLKREKIRVNTVIKLYTLILLAEGEKHGYELMRTLEQMIEAPIGPSQIYPFLRNLENAGLVTSREAGSRDKKVYSLTPQGYEFLKEILEKSLNVIQTAIRVLGREKVCLP; encoded by the coding sequence ATGGCTCAAAACTCTAAGGAAGTCAGGCTTAAACGCGAAAAAATCCGGGTGAACACAGTCATTAAGCTCTACACTCTCATACTGCTGGCGGAAGGCGAGAAGCATGGCTACGAGCTTATGCGAACGCTGGAACAGATGATCGAAGCACCCATTGGACCATCGCAGATATACCCATTTCTCCGAAACCTTGAAAACGCTGGCCTTGTAACGTCTAGGGAGGCGGGGAGCCGTGACAAGAAAGTCTACTCGCTTACTCCGCAGGGTTACGAGTTCCTGAAGGAGATACTGGAGAAGTCTCTCAACGTTATACAGACGGCTATCAGGGTGCTCGGTAGGGAGAAGGTCTGTCTCCCTTAA
- a CDS encoding polyprenyl synthetase family protein, which produces MASLASIEDRIAYLGGLLTRYSGDRVKELFPEIVEEASYALFGGKMLRGTLSLLVASMFTAQVEKVLPIALAVELMHAASLVHDDIADASPTRRGRPSFWSKYGLEDAITVPHVLMPVAISLVADAGVEAVKESMNAWRRSALGQLWDTRILRGREVPVGYEKLIEYKTAAVFEASCTLPLIAIGRRDIVESGRVYGRFFGLLYQVLDDFSDAERGVVDSGSTRLLLREASRSSGSLAEYVEGLAGRYFGMLVEVSGQLESSLVDFAYASMNAFAREAGEHVARVVRAITSGKHGVGKFQRT; this is translated from the coding sequence ATGGCTTCATTGGCGAGTATAGAGGACAGGATAGCTTACCTCGGGGGTTTGCTCACCCGATACTCGGGCGACAGGGTCAAGGAGCTTTTCCCGGAGATAGTCGAGGAGGCTAGCTACGCGCTCTTCGGCGGGAAAATGCTTCGCGGAACACTCTCACTGTTAGTTGCTAGCATGTTTACAGCGCAGGTCGAGAAAGTCTTGCCGATAGCTCTCGCTGTCGAGTTGATGCACGCGGCAAGCTTAGTGCACGACGACATAGCCGATGCCTCTCCGACCAGGAGGGGTAGACCTAGTTTCTGGAGCAAGTATGGACTTGAAGATGCAATAACAGTGCCACACGTACTGATGCCCGTTGCCATATCTCTCGTCGCGGATGCCGGCGTCGAAGCGGTAAAGGAGAGTATGAACGCCTGGAGGAGATCCGCCCTGGGCCAGCTCTGGGACACTAGGATACTCAGAGGTAGAGAGGTGCCTGTAGGCTACGAGAAGCTCATAGAATACAAGACGGCGGCCGTTTTTGAGGCTTCGTGCACGTTGCCGCTTATAGCAATCGGGAGGCGCGACATCGTAGAGAGCGGGAGGGTGTACGGCAGGTTTTTCGGGCTCTTGTACCAAGTTCTCGATGACTTCTCGGACGCGGAAAGGGGGGTAGTGGACAGCGGTAGCACGAGGCTGTTGCTGAGAGAAGCCTCCAGGAGCTCGGGTAGCCTAGCGGAGTACGTGGAGGGGCTTGCCGGCAGGTACTTCGGCATGCTCGTCGAGGTCTCTGGACAGCTTGAAAGCTCGCTTGTAGACTTCGCGTATGCCAGCATGAATGCATTCGCGAGGGAGGCCGGGGAACACGTAGCAAGGGTTGTTAGGGCGATAACTAGTGGGAAACATGGGGTCGGAAAGTTTCAGAGGACTTGA
- a CDS encoding acetyl-CoA carboxylase biotin carboxylase subunit has product MGEIRKLLVANRGEIAVRIFRTARDLGIKTVAVYSDADKLSLHRLLADESYYLGPPEPAKSYLNAERIVKIAVSAGADAVHPGYGFLSQNPSFARMVIEEGLIWVGPKPETMKLVGDKLGARKFFSSKGIPVVPGAFEAVDFNSALSIAEEIGFPVIVKPAGGGGGIGMFVAHTPEDLEKNLEKARQLAGSAFARTEVYVEKYFPRAKHIEVQILGDKRGRVVHLFERECSVQRRYQKVVEEAPSPSLTQEEREKLLSAAVKAAEACGYENAGTFEFLFDVESRNFYFLEVNSRIQVEHPVTELVTGLDIVKLQLTVAEGGEIPFRQGEVQLRGHAIEARVYAEDPSSGFIPSPGRITYLREPAGPWVRVDSGVYEGFEVPPFYDPLLMKVVSWGQDREEARTRLLRALNELRISGVKHNKYLIVRVLEDARFRDASYTTRLLEDPAFYENLLSEDPAPDAERRIVQAQEGGEKGERTRINAWRVLARIHPG; this is encoded by the coding sequence ATGGGCGAGATAAGAAAGCTCCTGGTAGCCAATAGAGGTGAGATAGCCGTCAGGATCTTCAGGACAGCGAGGGATCTAGGCATAAAGACCGTGGCTGTTTACAGCGATGCGGACAAATTGTCTCTGCACAGGCTTCTCGCGGACGAGAGCTACTACCTCGGCCCACCCGAGCCCGCGAAGAGCTACTTAAACGCGGAGAGGATAGTTAAGATAGCGGTAAGCGCCGGTGCAGACGCGGTTCACCCGGGTTACGGTTTCCTCTCGCAGAACCCCTCCTTCGCCCGCATGGTGATAGAGGAGGGACTTATATGGGTCGGGCCGAAACCGGAGACAATGAAGCTCGTCGGGGACAAGCTCGGGGCCAGGAAGTTCTTCTCGAGTAAAGGCATACCGGTCGTGCCCGGGGCCTTCGAAGCCGTAGACTTCAATAGCGCTCTGAGCATTGCGGAGGAGATAGGCTTCCCGGTTATCGTTAAGCCTGCGGGCGGCGGGGGAGGGATTGGGATGTTCGTCGCCCACACACCCGAAGACCTGGAGAAAAACCTGGAGAAAGCTAGGCAACTAGCAGGCTCGGCGTTCGCGAGGACAGAGGTGTACGTCGAGAAGTACTTCCCAAGGGCGAAGCACATAGAGGTGCAGATCCTGGGCGATAAGCGGGGAAGGGTGGTACACCTGTTCGAAAGGGAGTGTAGCGTCCAGAGGAGATACCAGAAAGTGGTGGAAGAAGCTCCCTCTCCCTCGCTGACCCAGGAGGAGAGAGAGAAGCTGCTGAGCGCCGCGGTGAAGGCGGCTGAGGCGTGCGGGTACGAGAATGCCGGTACCTTTGAGTTCCTCTTCGACGTTGAGAGCAGAAACTTCTACTTCCTAGAGGTAAACTCGCGCATTCAAGTCGAGCACCCCGTCACGGAGCTCGTAACGGGGCTAGACATCGTCAAGCTACAGCTGACGGTCGCCGAGGGAGGCGAGATACCGTTTAGACAAGGCGAAGTGCAGCTTAGGGGGCACGCGATAGAGGCTAGGGTGTACGCCGAAGATCCCTCTTCGGGCTTCATACCCTCCCCAGGAAGGATCACCTACCTTCGGGAACCCGCGGGGCCATGGGTGCGTGTAGATTCGGGAGTCTACGAGGGGTTCGAGGTTCCCCCGTTCTACGACCCCCTGCTAATGAAAGTGGTCTCCTGGGGTCAGGACAGGGAGGAGGCCAGGACGCGCCTCCTAAGGGCTTTAAACGAGCTGAGAATATCCGGTGTCAAACACAATAAGTACCTCATAGTACGGGTACTTGAAGATGCTCGTTTCCGCGATGCATCCTACACAACCCGCCTCTTGGAGGACCCGGCGTTTTACGAGAACCTCTTAAGCGAGGATCCGGCGCCCGACGCTGAGCGGCGTATTGTGCAGGCTCAAGAAGGCGGAGAAAAAGGGGAGCGTACAAGGATTAACGCTTGGAGAGTACTGGCGCGTATACATCCAGGCTAG
- the speE gene encoding polyamine aminopropyltransferase yields MAEEQGFGVLWYTEWLSSLEAHVHGIKRIIYDGRTKYQRVTLAETGSFGLTLFLDGYAQSSEYDEFVYHESLVHPAMLTHPHPEKVLVIGGGEGATLREVLKHPSVKRAVMVDIDEELVEIVKRYMWKWHRSSFDDPRVELLFMDGKKFVEETSERFDVIILDLTDPVSGTPGVHLYTKEFYETIYDKLTPQGVMVTQATSTRYNVKAFSVINNTVASVFPVARPYKVFVATFYSEWGFALGSKGRDPLKIDKEEISRRLQSLDLRYLDLETFYYLFHIPKYIREEMQKYTQISTRDNPLQIEI; encoded by the coding sequence ATGGCAGAGGAACAAGGCTTCGGTGTGCTCTGGTATACCGAGTGGCTTAGTTCGCTGGAGGCTCATGTTCACGGGATAAAGAGGATAATATACGACGGAAGGACGAAGTACCAAAGAGTAACGCTCGCGGAGACAGGGTCCTTCGGGCTCACATTATTCCTCGACGGTTACGCGCAGAGCTCGGAGTACGACGAGTTCGTCTACCACGAATCCCTCGTGCACCCGGCTATGCTGACGCATCCCCACCCGGAGAAAGTCCTAGTAATAGGTGGAGGGGAAGGGGCTACCCTCAGGGAGGTTCTCAAGCACCCGTCGGTTAAGAGGGCCGTAATGGTGGACATCGACGAAGAGCTAGTCGAGATCGTTAAGAGGTATATGTGGAAGTGGCACCGGTCCAGCTTCGATGACCCGAGGGTTGAGTTACTATTCATGGACGGCAAGAAGTTTGTGGAAGAAACGAGCGAGCGGTTCGACGTTATAATACTGGATCTTACAGACCCTGTTAGCGGCACTCCCGGGGTGCACCTCTACACGAAGGAGTTCTACGAAACGATATACGATAAGCTTACGCCTCAGGGCGTCATGGTTACACAGGCCACCTCGACGAGGTACAACGTTAAAGCTTTCTCCGTTATCAATAACACGGTTGCTAGCGTTTTTCCGGTCGCTAGGCCGTACAAGGTCTTCGTCGCAACGTTTTACAGCGAGTGGGGCTTTGCGCTCGGCTCCAAGGGTAGAGACCCCTTGAAGATCGACAAGGAGGAGATAAGCAGGAGGCTTCAAAGCTTAGACCTCAGGTACCTCGACCTGGAGACCTTCTACTACCTCTTCCACATACCCAAGTACATAAGGGAGGAGATGCAGAAGTACACGCAGATCTCCACGAGGGATAACCCCCTCCAAATAGAGATCTAG
- a CDS encoding class I SAM-dependent methyltransferase, with amino-acid sequence MGSESFRGLEGKLWSKVLETLDKLFESGVYSPTNFAMSLGLDRKLRGIVYNLARGRVLDVGCGDGYYSLPLLENAQEVVCVDPLARKGSESDPRLHVVKAIAEYLPLRSKSVEFSTAMFSFRDFLDKPRGLSEMKRASRIGVFIVEIFNPSTWFRPFLYAYVLFIAPLLAFLVSRGKGKGWRLLYPTIRIMPRASLFERMGGKVLVSKGFGSLAIVYLPVNPRG; translated from the coding sequence ATGGGGTCGGAAAGTTTCAGAGGACTTGAAGGCAAGCTGTGGAGCAAGGTTTTGGAAACGCTGGACAAGCTTTTCGAGAGTGGAGTCTACTCGCCGACTAACTTCGCGATGAGCCTGGGGCTCGACAGAAAGCTTAGAGGCATAGTCTATAACCTCGCTAGGGGCAGGGTACTGGATGTGGGCTGTGGCGACGGTTACTACTCGCTACCCTTGCTGGAAAACGCCCAGGAAGTAGTGTGCGTCGACCCCCTCGCACGTAAAGGGTCAGAGAGCGATCCCAGACTACACGTAGTGAAGGCTATCGCGGAGTACCTCCCGCTACGCAGTAAAAGCGTAGAGTTCTCCACCGCGATGTTCAGCTTCAGGGACTTCTTGGACAAACCTAGAGGGCTCTCTGAGATGAAGAGAGCTTCTAGAATAGGCGTGTTTATAGTGGAGATTTTCAACCCCTCCACGTGGTTTAGGCCCTTCCTCTACGCCTATGTCTTGTTCATCGCGCCTCTACTCGCGTTCCTAGTATCTAGGGGTAAAGGCAAGGGGTGGAGGCTCCTATACCCAACAATTAGGATCATGCCCAGAGCCTCTCTCTTTGAAAGGATGGGCGGAAAGGTGCTCGTTAGCAAGGGGTTTGGCTCTCTGGCCATCGTATACCTGCCAGTAAATCCTCGTGGGTAA
- a CDS encoding TatD family hydrolase, producing the protein MIDAHCHLTYPGLKERVENVLAEARRALKAVVTSGLPYDAEKSPGFPGAKEALALSERYRGFVFVTLGLHPTQVPEMSDEEVAEYINFIEENRDRIVGIGEIGLDKYWLSSEDDLKRAREVFLSLLEVAEKLGKPVVIHSRKAEEEAVEILSSYSLDGRVLLHSFTGNMTTAKKALDMGYFFSINYKVTNTKSMRKIAKTFPLESILTETDSPFLSHEAGVNTPLQVRLILEEISRLRGLGFEEVDAITTRNAVSFFGLEKQTSERTSDKSLPRDT; encoded by the coding sequence ATGATAGACGCCCACTGTCACCTCACGTATCCAGGCCTGAAAGAAAGAGTTGAAAACGTGCTGGCAGAGGCGAGGAGAGCATTGAAGGCTGTCGTGACTTCGGGTCTTCCATACGACGCCGAAAAGAGCCCCGGCTTCCCAGGAGCCAAGGAGGCTCTAGCGCTTTCGGAGAGGTATAGGGGCTTCGTATTCGTTACTCTAGGGCTCCACCCCACGCAGGTGCCCGAGATGAGCGATGAAGAGGTAGCCGAGTACATTAACTTCATCGAGGAAAACAGAGACAGAATAGTGGGGATAGGCGAGATCGGCTTGGACAAGTACTGGTTGTCGAGCGAGGATGACCTGAAGAGGGCGAGGGAAGTCTTCTTGTCCTTGCTTGAAGTAGCGGAGAAACTCGGAAAGCCCGTTGTTATTCACAGCAGGAAAGCCGAGGAGGAGGCCGTGGAGATTCTCAGTAGCTACAGCTTGGACGGCAGGGTGCTCCTACACTCTTTCACCGGGAACATGACTACGGCGAAAAAGGCGCTGGACATGGGCTACTTCTTCTCCATAAACTACAAGGTTACGAATACGAAGAGCATGCGTAAAATAGCCAAGACGTTCCCCCTCGAAAGCATACTCACGGAGACGGATTCGCCCTTCCTTTCGCACGAAGCAGGCGTGAACACGCCCCTGCAGGTACGGCTAATACTGGAGGAGATTTCTAGGCTCAGAGGGCTGGGCTTTGAGGAGGTAGACGCAATTACGACAAGAAACGCAGTTTCTTTTTTCGGTTTAGAGAAGCAAACCTCAGAGAGAACCTCCGATAAAAGCTTACCGCGCGACACCTAG
- a CDS encoding metal ABC transporter substrate-binding protein, which translates to MSRRSLALVAVVVLVALGIGYLLLSPGLSPQAPRAGGLKIVVTFYSLKGDIEYLLCQGDEVIPVTPQGVDPHEYQLTPSDVARIREGSLIVSTAHAPFEQKIKQLVETGELKSRLIEIPRIPGIKLLVNPSTGTLNYHWPIYDPNNYIAYINYTAHVMASLRPECASTYLSKASGLIANITSIERSAPRLNLVAVGSSPVVQYSVEWMGINVSYLLIKEADLPATPQDIATIEDAMARGAINVVVISKGLETTSAGKTLVDLASKYGKPVLYVPSPISSESTYEKILVVVKEVEKVLQKG; encoded by the coding sequence ATGAGTAGGAGGAGCTTAGCGTTAGTGGCCGTTGTGGTTCTAGTAGCCCTGGGCATAGGCTACCTTCTTCTCTCGCCTGGTCTCTCTCCCCAGGCGCCGCGAGCCGGGGGCCTAAAGATCGTAGTAACGTTTTACTCGCTTAAGGGAGACATAGAGTACCTGTTGTGTCAGGGCGACGAAGTAATACCCGTCACACCACAGGGCGTAGACCCCCACGAGTACCAGCTTACTCCTAGCGACGTCGCGAGGATACGGGAAGGCTCGCTGATTGTGTCCACCGCGCACGCTCCTTTCGAGCAGAAGATAAAACAGCTGGTCGAAACAGGAGAGCTGAAATCCAGGTTAATCGAAATCCCGCGGATTCCTGGGATAAAGCTACTCGTAAACCCCTCTACAGGCACGCTCAACTACCACTGGCCAATCTACGACCCCAACAACTACATCGCTTACATCAACTACACAGCCCACGTAATGGCATCTCTCAGGCCTGAGTGCGCGTCGACGTACCTCTCCAAGGCCTCGGGCTTAATAGCCAATATCACCTCTATCGAGAGGAGCGCTCCCAGGCTAAACCTAGTCGCCGTGGGTAGCTCTCCGGTGGTGCAGTACTCTGTGGAGTGGATGGGCATCAATGTCTCATACCTCTTGATAAAAGAAGCAGACCTCCCAGCAACACCGCAGGACATAGCTACCATTGAGGATGCCATGGCACGAGGAGCGATCAACGTGGTAGTAATAAGCAAGGGGCTCGAGACCACCAGCGCCGGAAAAACACTCGTAGATTTAGCGTCTAAGTACGGCAAGCCGGTTCTCTACGTTCCAAGCCCCATAAGCTCCGAGAGTACATACGAGAAAATACTGGTCGTCGTTAAAGAGGTCGAAAAAGTTCTCCAAAAAGGTTAG